One Coccinella septempunctata chromosome 1, icCocSept1.1, whole genome shotgun sequence DNA window includes the following coding sequences:
- the LOC123313351 gene encoding uncharacterized protein LOC123313351 yields the protein MIKYDYAFPFLFGASLLVASVSGLLQIKELKVPTAVRSGDVDEIILDCEYEVKGEKGVEVKWFYNGDKDQIYQWIPGTNSPGFSMGSLKNNIDATFQATDDKLTMYRALKLVNVTYELTGSYTCKVSGYTEEATATKNLTIYVPPTEGLNLTVTPEDLSAACSVNGVFPEPSVSLVIQKGNITDNPSDIKEEVDKENGLYNKAITITFENDSTISTSEFICVMKIPGTEYEITETRLFSKDNFSMRPQLNFLLLQFWVLIVFLQ from the exons ATGATCAAGTATGACTACGCTTTTCCGTTTTTATTTGGCGCCTCCTTGCTCGTCGCTTCAG TGTCGGGTTTGCTGCAAATAAAAGAACTCAAAGTGCCGACCGCAGTGAGGAGTGGCGATGTCGATGAAATTATTCTAGACTGTGAATACGAAGTTAAAGGCGAGAAAGGTGTAGAAGTGAAGTGGTTTTACAATGGAGACAAAGATCAAATTTATCAGTGGATACCCGGAACTAACAGTCCCGGATTTTCTATGGGATCGCTGAAAAACAACATCGACGCAACATTCCAGGCGACCGATGACAAATTGACGATGTACAGGGCGTTGAAGCTGGTTAATGTAACGTACGAACTTACTGGGAGTTACACGTGTAAAGTGTCGGGATATACTGAAGAGGCAACGGCAACGAAAAACTTGACAATTTATG TGCCTCCTACGGAAGGATTGAACTTAACAGTTACTCCAGAAGACCTTTCTGCAGCCTGTTCAGTTAACGGAGTTTTCCCAGAGCCCTCAGTATCACTTGTGATTCAAAAGGG gaaTATAACAGATAATCCTTCAGACATCAAAGAAGAGGTTGATAAAGAGAATGGCCTCTACAACAAAGCAATCACCATAACTTTTGAAAATGATAGTACGATTTCAACTTCCGAATTCATCTGTGTGATGAAAATACCAGGCACTGAATACGAAATTACCGAAACTAGGCTGTTTTCGAAAG ataACTTCAGCATGAGGCCACAATTGAACTTCCTGCTCCTACAATTCTGGGTTTTGATTGTATTCCTTCAATAA